The Erinaceus europaeus chromosome 4, mEriEur2.1, whole genome shotgun sequence genomic sequence CGGCGCCCCGGAGGACGGAGACTCCGAGTCCTGGGTGAGGGACAAGGTGCTTTTCCTATTGCACCCGGAGAGGTGGCTGGGAACTCCGGGGCAGCCTGCGCGGGCAGAGGGGCCGCCTGGAGAGCAGCTGCCCGGGGCGCTGGGGTCACAACACCCGGGGCTCCACGGCCCGCCTCCTGCGGGTCCGCCGGGGGATCGGGTGCCTAGGCCCGTGCTGGTGCGGGTGGAGGACTACCAGGTGacccgggaggtgatgcagacCGCGTGGACGCGGGCCCGGCTGACCACGCGCACCGAGGAGCGCTCCGTGACCGCAGTCACCTTCCGGGCCAGCCGCGCCTGAGGCTGGATGCGGGCGCTGCGCCTCGCCGCGGACCCCAAGCGCAGGCTGTGGGGAGGAGCTTTTCCAGATCCCCAAAGCCAGGGActcctctcccacccaccccacgccgaGGATACTTCAACAGGAAGGAGAAACCCCTGGAATGTTCATGGCTGGCAAGATAatccttaaaaaaacaaaagaagaaggagaaggagaaggagaaggagaagaaagaaagttcTTCTGGGACCTCCAACTTTAAGAAACTGAGGCTCTGTGTCTAGGGAAGCAGAAATACCCAATACTGATTGCAGCAGTGAAGACAACATTAGTACCTCCTTTACGGCATAAGCACTGGGACAGTTTTTGCCAActcaaaagaagaaggaaaaaaggtgatttttttttttttcaaatggacaaagtgcagggaaaaaaaataaataagaaaatctgtTAACTTTTCATTTTGCAGTAGTTATCAGTGGATCTAGTCCCTGCCTACCCCCATTTCTCTAAGAATGCAAACAAAGCAGGGGaatccagcggtagtgcagctggttaggcgcacgtggcgcgaagcacaaggatccaggttcgaggccccggttccccaccttatAGGGGCGtcccatcacaggcggtgaagcaggtctgcaggtgtctctctctccctctctgtcttcccgtcttctctccatttctctctgccctaacaacgacgacaccaataacaacaacaataataactatgacaagggcaacgaaatggaaaataaattaattaaaaaggaagaaagcaaagcaGAAGAGAAATGTCGGGTCTGCTCAGGGGTGGGACTAGATGGAGaagtttgtaaagaaaaaaaaaagaaatctgcagCTTAAAGCGGTAAGTAAATAAAagcttttacttttttacttgtTCCCTTTTTTAATGAGTGCTTTAATAGTGATAAACAtgataacaagattgtgggataataggggtacaattccacacagttcccaccaccagagttccgtgtcccctcccc encodes the following:
- the C4H6orf141 gene encoding uncharacterized protein C6orf141 homolog; this encodes MNEPPPRRLGARSPRGAENPADLRPPERAPWGGGVARGFQGAPRAEPRSCGHGGGPDGAPEDGDSESWVRDKVLFLLHPERWLGTPGQPARAEGPPGEQLPGALGSQHPGLHGPPPAGPPGDRVPRPVLVRVEDYQVTREVMQTAWTRARLTTRTEERSVTAVTFRASRA